A genomic segment from Lutibacter sp. A80 encodes:
- a CDS encoding TonB-dependent receptor has translation MEIIKILVSKKVIARYMLLSLFVFFCNFNSHAQNITVQGIVTSSDDGLPIPGATVLLKGTTNGTTTNFDGEYTIKAKVGDVLLFSFMGMQDQGLKVKGKQLNVVMTPDIESLEEVVVIGYGTVKKKELTGAVTQVQSEALEKISTSDLATALQGQAAGVNIISSSTPGGSAEILIRGITTLGDNTPLYVVDGIIQESDPRIPPSDIETIDILKDAASTAIYGSRGATGVILITTKQGKEGSLQVRTNVSYAIQHRNAAIPLMNSVEQTYFDLVVKRNVGGFFDEESASSLEIVKNPYSFQNETDLNSLIFPSNNAPVQNYNTNISGGTKDITYNVSVGFFQQEGLQLNSSYERFNTRANTVYSKDKLRIQTSVGLSIDNREIPQNFLLSQAIVYNPTQNGLDPSNFSTLDGGSGDDVNRLGWVLESLRTEQNIKAVRTNASFRINYKISKNLSIASNTGLTTQNTYGSEYRPYQAIYSTEGKLQTNPNTSYIRRSSGYRTSLSSDAGITFQKQLNDHKLTLTAFATIEKYKNEQFSAERTGATDPDGRVLDRATGEQTVSSGFDYTDTRIGTIGRLQYDYKGKYLFSSSVRRDGSSKFPSDNQWGVFPSVSLAWNISDEKFWKSFKETANNFKLRLSHGSVGNDRIGSYEFSPGIEQNLNYVGYDGTNETLNLGASQTSYANELLKWETTTTSNVGIDLGFFRNKLTITAEYYYAKKKDMLFPVFLPLSAGGGNNASVTLNVGNMTNTGAEISAQYKGHTGKVNWNMNANFSTNTNEITKINGDTEFLFTNDFGLVNRAPTQSRVTALAVGQEAGAFYLWTTNGIVDTEEKLAEYQKIDSGARMGDTMFNDNNNDGILDDNDRVYSGSGLPEYEIGYTFNAKYKNFDFSMNWYAALGQEIMNGFNAWAFGFGRHKDQIYQWSEANPVTSIPAYREDMRTDNNFIGYSDLWLEDGSYLRLRQISLGYSLPKKTINKLGVNRVRVYLSAQNPLTITKYSGYNPEVGGGIAARGLDKGTGPTSEQYLIGLNFNF, from the coding sequence ATGGAAATAATAAAAATATTAGTATCCAAAAAAGTAATAGCCAGATATATGTTATTATCCTTATTTGTGTTTTTCTGCAATTTTAATTCACATGCACAAAATATAACTGTGCAAGGGATTGTAACAAGTTCAGATGATGGCTTACCAATACCTGGAGCTACAGTGTTATTAAAAGGAACAACAAATGGAACAACAACAAATTTTGATGGAGAATATACAATTAAAGCTAAAGTAGGTGATGTATTACTTTTTAGTTTTATGGGTATGCAAGATCAAGGACTTAAAGTTAAAGGAAAACAACTGAATGTTGTAATGACTCCTGATATTGAAAGTCTTGAAGAAGTTGTAGTTATTGGATACGGTACTGTAAAAAAGAAAGAATTAACTGGAGCTGTAACTCAAGTACAGTCTGAAGCCTTAGAAAAAATATCTACGTCAGATTTAGCGACTGCATTACAAGGACAAGCAGCTGGAGTAAACATTATTAGCTCATCTACACCTGGTGGTTCGGCAGAAATTTTAATTAGAGGTATTACTACCTTAGGAGATAACACTCCTTTATATGTAGTAGACGGAATTATTCAAGAAAGTGACCCAAGAATTCCACCATCAGACATTGAAACTATTGATATATTAAAAGATGCTGCATCAACTGCTATTTATGGTTCACGTGGAGCTACTGGAGTTATTTTAATTACAACAAAACAAGGTAAAGAAGGTTCTTTACAAGTTAGAACAAATGTAAGTTATGCTATTCAGCACAGAAATGCAGCAATTCCATTAATGAATTCTGTAGAACAAACCTATTTTGATTTAGTTGTAAAACGTAATGTTGGTGGTTTTTTTGATGAAGAATCGGCTTCAAGTTTAGAAATTGTAAAAAATCCTTATTCATTTCAAAATGAAACAGATTTAAATAGTTTAATTTTCCCAAGCAATAATGCACCCGTTCAAAACTATAATACAAACATATCAGGAGGTACAAAAGATATCACTTACAATGTGTCTGTTGGTTTTTTTCAACAAGAAGGACTACAATTAAATTCGTCTTATGAACGATTTAACACACGTGCAAATACAGTTTATAGTAAAGATAAATTAAGAATTCAAACAAGCGTTGGTTTGTCTATTGACAACAGAGAAATCCCTCAAAACTTTTTACTTTCACAAGCCATTGTATACAATCCAACTCAAAATGGTTTGGACCCTAGTAATTTTTCAACTTTAGATGGTGGTTCTGGTGATGATGTAAACAGATTAGGCTGGGTTTTAGAGAGTTTAAGAACCGAGCAAAATATAAAAGCTGTTAGAACAAATGCTTCTTTTAGAATTAACTATAAAATTTCTAAAAACTTAAGTATTGCTTCAAACACAGGACTTACTACTCAAAACACCTATGGAAGTGAGTATAGACCCTACCAAGCAATTTATAGTACTGAAGGTAAACTTCAAACTAATCCAAACACTAGCTATATTAGAAGAAGTAGTGGGTATAGAACATCATTAAGCTCTGATGCTGGTATTACATTTCAAAAACAATTAAATGACCATAAACTTACACTTACAGCATTTGCTACAATTGAAAAATATAAAAATGAACAATTTAGCGCAGAAAGAACCGGAGCTACCGACCCTGATGGTAGGGTATTAGATAGAGCAACGGGTGAACAAACTGTAAGTTCTGGTTTTGATTATACAGATACAAGAATTGGTACTATTGGACGACTTCAATACGACTATAAAGGAAAATATTTATTTAGTTCAAGTGTTCGTAGAGATGGTTCATCTAAATTCCCTTCGGATAATCAATGGGGAGTCTTCCCTTCTGTTTCTCTAGCTTGGAATATTTCTGATGAAAAATTTTGGAAATCCTTTAAAGAAACTGCTAATAATTTTAAATTAAGACTTTCTCATGGTTCAGTTGGTAATGACAGAATTGGTTCTTACGAATTTTCACCAGGAATTGAACAAAACTTAAATTATGTAGGTTATGATGGAACTAATGAAACCTTAAATCTAGGAGCATCTCAAACTTCTTACGCAAATGAACTTTTAAAATGGGAAACTACCACTACTTCAAACGTAGGTATCGATTTAGGTTTCTTCAGAAATAAATTAACCATTACTGCTGAATACTACTATGCTAAAAAGAAAGACATGTTATTCCCTGTATTTTTACCATTATCAGCAGGTGGAGGAAACAATGCCTCTGTTACCTTAAATGTTGGTAATATGACCAATACTGGTGCTGAAATATCTGCTCAATATAAAGGTCATACGGGTAAAGTAAATTGGAATATGAATGCTAATTTTTCAACAAACACCAACGAAATCACTAAAATTAATGGAGATACTGAATTTTTATTCACTAATGATTTTGGTTTAGTAAATAGAGCTCCAACCCAATCAAGAGTAACCGCTTTAGCTGTAGGTCAAGAAGCTGGAGCTTTTTACTTATGGACAACAAATGGAATTGTTGATACAGAAGAAAAACTAGCTGAATATCAAAAAATAGATAGTGGAGCCCGTATGGGAGACACCATGTTTAATGACAACAACAATGACGGTATTTTAGATGATAATGATAGAGTCTATAGTGGAAGTGGTTTACCTGAATATGAAATAGGTTACACCTTTAATGCAAAATATAAAAATTTTGATTTTTCTATGAATTGGTATGCTGCATTAGGTCAAGAAATAATGAATGGATTTAATGCTTGGGCTTTTGGTTTTGGTAGACACAAAGATCAAATATATCAATGGTCAGAGGCTAATCCTGTAACTTCTATCCCAGCATATAGAGAAGATATGAGAACAGATAATAATTTTATTGGCTATAGTGATTTATGGTTAGAAGATGGATCATATTTACGTTTAAGACAAATTTCTTTAGGGTACAGTCTTCCTAAAAAAACTATAAATAAACTTGGTGTAAACAGAGTTAGGGTATACCTAAGTGCTCAAAACCCACTAACAATTACAAAATATTCTGGATACAACCCTGAAGTTGGAGGAGGTATTGCTGCAAGAGGGCTAGACAAAGGAACTGGACCTACATCTGAGCAATATTTGATTGGGTTAAATTTTAATTTTTAA
- a CDS encoding RagB/SusD family nutrient uptake outer membrane protein, whose translation MKNINFKYLLLIISVSLLTSCDTNDFLEEINPNEIAKDNYWRNLDETGAGLNATYKVLNNLSILNINLEALRADMGYPGYGRPVPNKTEEFYNQTYNVSSTSLSDKWQALYQGIFRANQVIGALEDLEGTVENEEWTSQMGQARFLRGLFHYYLYTSFNNGNIIIRDAVPLTNDDFAKPLSPAEDVIKFIREDLEFAYKNLYKNGEYPSGDKSRVTSGAAATILGDSYLNELNYVKAMEYFDDVIYNHGYSLEYDMDKLFTTAGEFNKESILEINYTSDNIDTSLSPWDGSSGTNWLNQLTSNSVKGAVFAPAWAVLAYKNEPMDPLDARNYFVHATTGLTQRNVPLRASAMIAMVEDYQTLYYGAPVTEVKGGKFHATAWGFGYWKHFTNHDIVESESELPLGTSWSSKNVTLLRLSTVILMQAECKIKTGDIDEALKLINQIRKRWGLVLLGESNGNLSYTYDEESYSAEELMQRLMKIEKPLETSIEGHMTRFSDFKRWEKSDNYSLKQRLTELSNEVYYAENYKYIDETGATKWKYNFPSLVRTAPSSGEFKVVDYEFDIPALNYIESQHSTYPIPQTEINSNPNINN comes from the coding sequence ATGAAAAATATAAATTTTAAATATTTACTATTAATAATTTCAGTAAGCCTTTTAACTTCCTGTGATACGAATGATTTTTTAGAGGAAATCAATCCCAATGAAATTGCAAAAGACAATTATTGGAGAAATTTAGATGAAACTGGTGCTGGTTTAAATGCAACCTATAAAGTACTTAATAATCTTTCTATTCTTAATATAAATTTAGAAGCCTTAAGAGCTGATATGGGATACCCTGGTTATGGAAGACCAGTACCTAATAAAACAGAAGAATTTTATAATCAAACGTATAACGTAAGCTCTACATCATTATCTGATAAATGGCAAGCATTATATCAAGGAATTTTTAGAGCAAACCAAGTTATTGGAGCACTTGAAGATTTAGAAGGTACAGTTGAAAATGAGGAATGGACTTCACAAATGGGGCAAGCTCGTTTTTTAAGAGGTTTATTTCATTATTATTTATATACCTCTTTTAACAATGGTAATATCATAATTAGAGATGCCGTTCCATTAACCAATGATGATTTTGCGAAACCTTTATCTCCAGCAGAAGATGTGATTAAATTTATTAGAGAAGATTTAGAATTTGCTTATAAAAATTTATACAAAAATGGTGAATATCCGAGTGGAGATAAAAGTAGAGTTACCTCAGGTGCTGCCGCAACAATTTTAGGCGATAGTTATTTAAATGAATTGAACTACGTAAAAGCAATGGAATATTTTGATGATGTAATATACAATCATGGATATTCTCTTGAATACGATATGGATAAATTATTTACAACGGCCGGTGAATTTAATAAAGAATCCATTTTAGAAATAAACTATACTTCAGATAATATAGACACCTCATTATCACCTTGGGATGGTTCTTCTGGAACAAACTGGTTAAACCAATTAACATCTAATAGTGTAAAAGGTGCTGTATTTGCTCCAGCATGGGCTGTACTAGCTTATAAAAACGAGCCAATGGATCCTTTAGATGCTAGAAATTACTTTGTACATGCTACAACTGGCTTAACACAACGTAATGTACCTTTAAGAGCTTCTGCAATGATAGCTATGGTAGAAGATTATCAAACATTATATTATGGCGCTCCTGTAACCGAGGTTAAAGGTGGTAAATTTCATGCCACAGCATGGGGATTTGGATATTGGAAACATTTTACAAATCATGATATTGTTGAATCAGAGTCAGAATTACCATTAGGAACCTCTTGGTCTAGTAAAAACGTAACATTACTAAGATTATCAACAGTAATCTTAATGCAAGCAGAATGTAAAATTAAAACAGGAGATATAGACGAAGCTCTTAAATTAATAAATCAAATTCGAAAAAGATGGGGTTTAGTTTTACTTGGTGAAAGCAATGGTAATCTATCTTATACTTATGACGAAGAATCATATTCTGCAGAAGAACTAATGCAACGTTTAATGAAAATTGAAAAACCTCTTGAAACTTCTATTGAAGGTCATATGACTCGTTTTTCTGATTTTAAACGTTGGGAGAAATCTGACAACTATAGTTTAAAGCAAAGATTAACTGAATTATCAAATGAGGTTTATTATGCAGAAAACTATAAGTATATAGATGAAACTGGTGCAACAAAATGGAAATATAATTTTCCATCTTTAGTTCGTACAGCTCCTAGTTCTGGTGAATTTAAAGTTGTTGATTATGAATTCGATATTCCTGCTTTAAATTATATAGAGAGTCAACATAGTACATACCCTATACCTCAAACTGAAATTAATTCAAACCCTAATATTAATAACTAA
- a CDS encoding sulfatase produces MKAKQLFNLFLIFAMISFTGFAQKKKQPNVLFIAIDDLRAELGTYGSEIVKSPNIDALANVGIQFNHAYVQQSICGPSRASIMTGSYPETINVIDLFQDFRDNRPSIITLPQHFKDNGYETVYLGKVFHGVFTDDEMSWSRKPIKAKKDSNIPNIEGGYALAESQLMYLKNKVALEAKYGEKLIRENWLNKGPALESADVPDETYEDGYNTLSAIETLNDLVKNNQKPWFLALGFKKPHLDWIAPKKYWDMYDEAKIPIAKQVNPPKDGATMGLSESLELRVSADMPKKGNFSPKLQRQLRHGYYACISYIDAQVGKMIQALKNSGAYENTIIVLWSDHGFNLGEMGYWGKATNYEIATRVPFIISAPGTTDKTKGQKANATVELIDLYPTLCDLAELNKPKHLEGESLVSILKKPNLKSKKPAFSVFPTPALREWAARPFTPPFRTTFFMPLIEKIETKIKTQMGEKWNKKTFEQFVMGYAMRTDDYRFVIWKDRRRPNNNPLYIELYDHKNDPNETINIANQNPILVKELLKKFNKTYK; encoded by the coding sequence ATGAAGGCCAAACAACTATTTAATCTTTTTCTAATTTTTGCTATGATTTCCTTTACAGGCTTCGCCCAAAAGAAGAAACAGCCAAATGTATTGTTTATTGCTATTGATGATTTACGTGCTGAACTTGGCACTTATGGTTCTGAAATCGTAAAATCTCCTAATATAGATGCCTTAGCAAACGTTGGGATTCAATTTAATCATGCTTATGTTCAACAATCAATTTGTGGACCTTCACGAGCTAGCATTATGACAGGATCTTACCCAGAAACTATAAATGTTATTGATTTATTTCAAGATTTTAGAGATAACCGTCCTAGTATTATTACTCTACCCCAACACTTTAAAGATAACGGATATGAAACAGTATATCTAGGAAAAGTATTTCACGGCGTGTTTACTGATGATGAGATGTCTTGGAGTAGAAAACCGATTAAAGCAAAAAAAGACTCAAATATACCAAATATAGAAGGTGGTTATGCACTAGCTGAAAGTCAATTAATGTATTTAAAAAACAAGGTCGCTTTAGAAGCTAAATATGGTGAAAAACTAATTCGTGAAAACTGGTTAAATAAAGGGCCAGCTTTAGAATCTGCTGATGTTCCAGACGAAACCTATGAAGATGGCTATAACACACTTTCTGCAATAGAAACATTAAATGACTTGGTTAAAAATAACCAAAAACCTTGGTTTCTAGCTTTAGGTTTTAAAAAACCTCATTTAGATTGGATAGCACCTAAAAAATATTGGGATATGTATGATGAAGCCAAAATTCCAATTGCAAAACAAGTAAACCCTCCTAAAGATGGTGCGACTATGGGATTATCAGAATCCTTAGAATTACGTGTTTCAGCAGACATGCCTAAAAAAGGAAATTTTAGTCCAAAATTACAACGCCAATTACGCCACGGATATTATGCTTGTATAAGTTATATTGATGCTCAAGTTGGAAAAATGATTCAGGCTTTAAAAAACTCTGGAGCCTATGAAAATACCATTATTGTTTTATGGTCAGACCACGGATTTAATCTTGGGGAGATGGGCTATTGGGGGAAGGCTACAAATTATGAAATTGCTACAAGAGTTCCATTTATAATTTCAGCACCTGGAACAACAGATAAAACAAAAGGACAAAAAGCTAACGCTACTGTAGAATTAATAGATTTATACCCAACTTTATGTGATTTAGCCGAACTAAATAAACCTAAACACTTAGAAGGCGAAAGTTTAGTTTCCATACTAAAAAAACCTAACTTAAAATCTAAAAAACCTGCATTTAGCGTATTTCCAACACCTGCATTACGCGAATGGGCAGCGAGACCTTTTACACCTCCATTTAGAACTACATTTTTTATGCCTTTAATTGAAAAAATTGAGACCAAAATTAAAACACAAATGGGTGAAAAATGGAATAAAAAAACTTTTGAACAGTTTGTTATGGGATATGCAATGAGAACAGATGATTACAGATTTGTAATTTGGAAAGATAGAAGACGCCCTAACAACAACCCTTTATATATAGAACTTTACGATCATAAAAATGACCCAAACGAAACTATTAATATTGCAAATCAAAATCCTATACTTGTAAAAGAATTATTAAAAAAGTTTAATAAAACTTATAAATAA
- a CDS encoding FAD-dependent oxidoreductase: MKRREFFKKGTKGAIAASLMPITGNAFDINTDLQKIKTTNWEQQESGKKEISNRKKILNYDVAVIGAGLAGICAAVSAARNGVKTVLVQDRPVLGGNSSSEIRVHVNGVGHLKPDNWAERETGVIEELLLLNRFQNPQESFPVWDHVLYDYVYQIENLDLMLNTQAIDANMDGNTIVSARCWQLTTETEFIIKAKQFIDCSGDGMLAASAGAIFRTGREASSEFNEQYAPKVADGWQMGATILFSTKDMGKPMPFTPPSYTLKYDAENAYKRKIKPYVGGIWWVEVGSENDIIAEAETNRHKIMGYMYGVWDYIKNSGEFPDSENLALDWVGAIPGRRESRRFMGDYILSEKDLTEHKHFEDGVAYGGWSIDEHGEGGIEKLNVPGSYFHYKFKKIYEIPYRSLYSKNINNLQFSGRNISQTHIALSSSRVMATCATMGQATGTAASLCIKKNVNPRAITKNYINDLQEQLLRDDAYIPLRPANDKNDLAKKADLIMGSSTLSGDVRNLVNGISRDIDGGINHWKSDGLNAELQFEWLRPVTLSKVEIKCDTNLKKNIFMHKLSPENSRHTSKVPIELLKSMKVEGRVNGEWIKIGEIENNKKRLIKFNFNKIKTTAVRLKLKETYGAKDIKLFEVRCY; the protein is encoded by the coding sequence ATGAAACGTAGAGAATTTTTTAAAAAAGGAACTAAGGGTGCTATTGCTGCAAGTTTAATGCCAATTACAGGAAATGCATTTGATATAAATACAGATTTACAAAAAATAAAAACTACAAATTGGGAACAACAAGAATCTGGTAAAAAAGAAATTTCTAATCGAAAAAAAATATTGAATTATGATGTTGCTGTTATAGGGGCTGGTTTGGCAGGAATATGTGCAGCTGTATCAGCAGCAAGAAATGGAGTGAAAACAGTATTAGTTCAAGATCGTCCAGTTTTAGGAGGAAATAGTTCTAGTGAAATTAGAGTTCACGTTAATGGAGTTGGTCATTTAAAACCAGACAATTGGGCAGAACGGGAAACGGGTGTTATCGAAGAATTATTATTATTAAATAGGTTTCAAAATCCGCAAGAATCTTTTCCTGTTTGGGATCATGTTTTATATGATTATGTATACCAAATTGAAAATTTAGACTTAATGTTAAACACACAAGCTATTGATGCCAATATGGATGGGAATACAATTGTTTCTGCACGTTGTTGGCAATTAACTACTGAAACAGAATTTATTATAAAAGCAAAACAATTTATAGATTGTTCTGGAGATGGAATGTTAGCTGCTTCAGCAGGTGCAATTTTTAGAACAGGGAGAGAAGCTTCTTCAGAATTTAATGAACAATATGCGCCAAAAGTTGCTGATGGTTGGCAAATGGGTGCAACAATTCTGTTTTCAACAAAAGATATGGGTAAACCTATGCCGTTTACGCCTCCTTCCTATACCTTAAAGTATGATGCTGAAAATGCATACAAACGTAAAATAAAACCTTACGTTGGGGGTATTTGGTGGGTTGAAGTTGGAAGTGAAAATGATATTATTGCTGAAGCTGAAACAAACCGACATAAAATTATGGGCTATATGTATGGAGTTTGGGATTATATTAAAAACTCTGGAGAATTTCCAGACTCTGAAAATTTAGCATTAGATTGGGTTGGGGCAATTCCAGGGCGAAGAGAATCTCGTCGTTTTATGGGTGATTATATACTTTCAGAAAAAGATCTAACAGAACATAAACATTTTGAAGATGGAGTTGCTTATGGAGGTTGGAGTATTGATGAACACGGAGAAGGAGGTATTGAAAAGTTAAATGTTCCAGGAAGTTATTTTCATTATAAGTTCAAAAAAATCTATGAAATACCTTATAGAAGCTTATATTCAAAAAATATAAATAATTTACAGTTCTCGGGACGTAATATTAGTCAAACTCATATAGCGCTTTCTTCTTCAAGAGTCATGGCAACTTGTGCTACAATGGGGCAAGCAACAGGTACTGCAGCAAGTTTATGCATCAAAAAAAATGTGAATCCGCGGGCAATTACTAAAAATTATATAAACGACTTGCAAGAACAGTTATTAAGAGATGATGCTTATATTCCTTTAAGACCAGCAAATGATAAAAATGACCTTGCAAAAAAAGCTGATTTAATTATGGGTTCGTCTACTTTATCTGGTGATGTTAGAAATTTAGTTAATGGAATATCAAGAGATATTGATGGTGGTATAAATCATTGGAAATCTGATGGTTTAAATGCCGAGTTACAGTTTGAATGGCTTAGGCCTGTTACTCTTTCAAAAGTTGAAATTAAATGTGATACTAATCTTAAAAAAAATATTTTTATGCATAAACTTTCACCTGAAAACTCAAGGCATACAAGTAAAGTTCCTATAGAATTATTAAAATCTATGAAAGTTGAAGGTAGGGTTAATGGTGAATGGATTAAAATTGGTGAAATTGAAAACAACAAAAAGCGTTTAATTAAATTTAATTTCAATAAAATAAAAACAACAGCTGTTAGATTAAAGTTGAAAGAAACTTATGGAGCAAAAGACATTAAATTATTTGAAGTACGTTGTTATTAA